One genomic window of Sulfurovum lithotrophicum includes the following:
- a CDS encoding heavy metal translocating P-type ATPase gives MAQIACTHCNLKFDESVMITEKQDDKTLYFCCKGCQGVYHLLESEGLDTFYDKLGDTPLQPAIQSSEDLEKFDLEGFKNKYIKEHEDGLYEINLIIEGIHCSACVWLNEKVLHKTDGVIEATINYTNNKAKVVWDPEVIQLSKIIETIRSIGYNAYPYDPALQEERANKTKKEYYSRILVAVFGSMNIMWIAIAHYAGYFSGMEQRFKDILNVAEFILATPVLFYSGWVFFRGAYYGYKNNIVNMDTLVASGALSAYLYSIYAMVTQHGEVYFDSVAMIITFVLVGKYLEVLSKKHAVDTLDSIMGSTPTEVTVIQNNEKVLVSVENVSLGDIIELKPGEKVVIDGIVTSGEGSFDESSLTGESEAVFKQKGDSILSGSICLDSVVRYEATKDASSSLLHSIVSLLEESITKKPRIEQLADTVSGYFSSIILIIALLTFTGWWLFAGNFEQALIIGISVIVIACPCALGLATPMATLVGIGMAAKRNILFKEAGFLETMAKSDLLALDKTGTITEGKPSVVKEVHYNEYDRVLLYALVSTSNHPISNGIKRYLEGNEDTFQTLTLDKIKTIQAKGIEAVYNGQKLVGGNASFMKDFGIACDETSENTLFYFAIDGKLMAKFELSDTIREGAREAIQNIRSLGIKVLMLTGDHEKSANKVAKAVGIDHVYAKLLPQQKAEMIDNFHKEGHIVVMAGDGINDTIALAKSDIAIAMGNGADVAISVSDVVLLDEKPQSIYEAYRLSKRTYRAVRENLGFSLLYNLVAVPLAMAGFVNPLVAALSMSLSSLVVVGNSMRIKLLKFKNEH, from the coding sequence TTGGCCCAGATCGCCTGTACCCACTGCAACCTGAAATTTGACGAATCAGTGATGATTACCGAAAAGCAGGATGATAAAACACTCTACTTCTGCTGCAAAGGCTGTCAGGGCGTCTACCATCTGCTTGAGAGCGAGGGGCTCGATACTTTTTATGACAAATTGGGAGACACACCACTGCAACCAGCCATACAGAGCAGTGAAGACCTGGAAAAATTTGACCTTGAGGGATTCAAGAACAAATATATCAAAGAGCATGAGGACGGGCTTTACGAGATCAACCTCATCATAGAGGGTATCCACTGTTCAGCCTGTGTCTGGCTCAACGAAAAGGTACTGCATAAAACGGACGGGGTGATCGAAGCGACCATCAACTACACCAACAACAAAGCCAAAGTGGTCTGGGACCCCGAAGTGATCCAGCTCTCGAAGATCATCGAGACCATCCGTTCCATCGGCTACAATGCCTACCCCTATGACCCCGCGCTTCAGGAAGAACGGGCAAACAAGACCAAAAAAGAGTACTACTCCCGTATTCTGGTCGCTGTCTTTGGCTCTATGAACATCATGTGGATCGCCATCGCCCATTATGCAGGGTACTTCAGCGGCATGGAGCAGCGGTTCAAGGACATTTTGAATGTAGCCGAGTTTATTCTGGCTACGCCTGTACTCTTCTACAGCGGCTGGGTCTTCTTCCGGGGAGCATACTATGGCTACAAGAACAATATAGTCAATATGGATACACTGGTCGCCTCCGGTGCACTTTCGGCCTACCTCTACTCTATCTATGCCATGGTCACGCAGCATGGCGAGGTCTATTTTGACTCAGTTGCCATGATCATCACTTTCGTTCTTGTAGGCAAATACCTTGAAGTACTCAGCAAAAAGCATGCGGTTGACACGCTTGACTCCATCATGGGAAGTACACCGACCGAAGTGACCGTTATCCAAAATAATGAAAAAGTGCTCGTTTCCGTAGAGAATGTCTCTTTGGGAGATATCATCGAACTGAAACCCGGGGAAAAAGTGGTCATTGACGGTATTGTAACCTCCGGCGAAGGTTCTTTTGATGAAAGCTCTCTGACCGGAGAGAGCGAAGCGGTCTTCAAACAGAAAGGCGATAGCATTCTAAGCGGATCCATCTGTCTTGATTCAGTGGTACGTTACGAAGCGACCAAAGACGCCTCCTCTTCCCTGCTCCACTCCATCGTCTCCCTTCTGGAGGAATCCATCACCAAAAAACCGCGTATCGAACAGCTTGCCGATACTGTTTCAGGGTATTTCTCCAGCATCATTCTCATCATCGCACTGCTGACTTTTACGGGATGGTGGCTCTTTGCCGGCAATTTCGAACAGGCACTCATCATCGGTATCTCCGTCATTGTCATCGCCTGTCCCTGCGCCCTGGGACTGGCAACCCCTATGGCAACACTGGTGGGCATAGGAATGGCTGCCAAACGCAACATCCTCTTTAAAGAAGCAGGATTTCTGGAGACCATGGCCAAAAGTGACCTGCTCGCACTCGACAAAACCGGTACTATTACCGAAGGAAAACCCTCAGTAGTAAAAGAAGTACATTACAATGAGTACGACAGAGTGCTTCTCTATGCCCTTGTCTCCACTTCGAACCATCCCATCTCCAACGGGATCAAAAGATATCTCGAAGGTAATGAAGATACATTCCAGACACTTACCCTTGACAAGATAAAAACCATTCAGGCAAAAGGGATCGAAGCTGTGTATAACGGTCAGAAACTTGTCGGAGGGAACGCTTCTTTTATGAAAGATTTCGGCATTGCATGTGACGAAACTTCTGAAAATACCCTTTTCTATTTTGCGATCGATGGTAAGCTGATGGCAAAATTCGAACTGAGCGATACTATCCGGGAAGGTGCCAGAGAAGCAATCCAAAACATCCGCTCTCTTGGGATCAAAGTGCTCATGCTCACCGGTGACCATGAAAAGAGTGCCAACAAGGTAGCCAAAGCTGTAGGGATCGACCATGTCTATGCCAAACTGCTTCCGCAGCAGAAAGCGGAGATGATCGACAACTTCCACAAAGAAGGCCATATCGTTGTCATGGCTGGAGACGGCATCAACGATACGATCGCTCTTGCCAAATCGGATATCGCCATTGCCATGGGTAACGGTGCAGATGTGGCCATCTCTGTCAGCGATGTTGTATTGTTGGACGAAAAACCACAAAGCATCTACGAAGCCTACAGGCTATCCAAACGTACCTATCGCGCCGTCAGAGAGAACCTCGGTTTTTCACTGCTCTACAACCTCGTTGCTGTACCTCTCGCCATGGCCGGTTTCGTCAATCCGCTTGTTGCCGCACTCTCTATGAGTTTGAGTTCTCTCGTCGTCGTAGGCAACTCAATGCGGATCAAATTATTGAAATTCAAGAATGAGCATTAA
- the gdhA gene encoding NADP-specific glutamate dehydrogenase — protein MSVQSHIDKVLRNIQICSPGQEEFYQAAHEVLHSLVPLMEEDNRYDFHNILERLVVPERTIIFRVCWIDDNGKVQTNLGYRVQFNSAIGQYKGGLRFHPTVNLGIIKFLGFEQIFKNALTGLQIGGAKGGSNFDPKGKSDNEIMRFCQAFMSELFKHIGKTRDVPAGDIGVGAREIGYLFGEYKKLTGHFEGVITGKALNWGGSCARKEATGYGTVYFAENILAKYDDALKGKICTVSGSGNVAIYTIEKLYEMEAIPVTCSDSKGTIYHKTGIDVNSLKAIKEINHQSLEAYSQVHPDSIYTPVSHYSEGHHQTWSIPCDIAFPCATQNELNLEDAKILVANGCILVNEGANMPTTPEAVEYLKTNNVLFGPGKAANAGGVATSQLEMSQNASMENWTFDEVDIKLRQIMRNIFDTAYDTSKEFGVEGDLVTGANIAGFRKVADSMIDQGAV, from the coding sequence ATGTCAGTCCAATCCCATATCGATAAAGTATTGCGCAATATTCAAATCTGCAGTCCAGGGCAGGAAGAGTTCTATCAGGCAGCACATGAGGTACTGCATTCTCTGGTACCATTGATGGAAGAGGACAACCGTTACGACTTCCATAATATTCTGGAAAGACTCGTGGTACCGGAACGGACCATCATCTTCCGTGTCTGCTGGATCGATGACAACGGAAAAGTACAAACCAACCTTGGCTACCGCGTACAGTTCAATTCGGCCATTGGCCAATACAAGGGCGGTCTGCGTTTTCACCCCACGGTTAACCTCGGTATTATCAAGTTCCTCGGTTTTGAGCAGATCTTCAAAAATGCCCTTACCGGTCTGCAGATAGGCGGTGCAAAAGGAGGAAGCAACTTCGATCCCAAAGGGAAAAGTGACAATGAGATCATGCGTTTCTGTCAGGCATTCATGTCCGAACTCTTTAAACATATCGGAAAAACAAGAGATGTGCCCGCCGGCGATATCGGCGTAGGTGCCAGAGAGATCGGCTACCTCTTCGGAGAGTACAAAAAACTGACAGGACACTTTGAAGGTGTCATTACGGGTAAAGCACTGAACTGGGGCGGTTCCTGTGCCAGAAAAGAGGCAACAGGCTACGGTACGGTCTACTTTGCGGAGAATATTCTGGCCAAATACGATGATGCGCTGAAAGGGAAAATCTGCACGGTATCGGGTTCCGGTAACGTGGCCATCTATACCATTGAAAAACTCTACGAGATGGAAGCCATCCCGGTCACCTGCAGTGACAGCAAAGGAACGATCTATCATAAAACCGGGATCGATGTCAATTCTCTCAAAGCGATCAAGGAGATCAACCACCAGTCCCTTGAAGCCTATTCACAGGTACATCCTGACAGCATTTACACACCGGTGAGCCACTACTCCGAAGGACACCATCAGACATGGAGTATCCCCTGCGATATCGCTTTTCCCTGTGCCACCCAGAACGAACTCAACCTTGAAGATGCCAAAATACTCGTTGCGAACGGATGCATACTAGTCAATGAAGGTGCAAACATGCCTACCACCCCTGAAGCGGTTGAATATCTCAAAACCAACAATGTCCTCTTTGGCCCGGGAAAAGCGGCCAATGCCGGCGGGGTTGCCACCAGTCAGCTCGAAATGAGCCAAAATGCCAGTATGGAAAACTGGACCTTTGACGAAGTAGACATTAAACTGCGCCAGATCATGCGAAACATCTTTGACACTGCCTATGACACTTCAAAAGAGTTCGGCGTCGAAGGCGACCTGGTCACAGGAGCAAACATCGCCGGCTTCAGGAAAGTAGCGGATTCGATGATCGATCAGGGAGCGGTATGA
- the rho gene encoding transcription termination factor Rho encodes MSDNNKKPASGNNAGRKNRTHVPVQGYKIEELQQKPLEDLVTIAKEVKVENPNEYQRRDLIFEILKSQVNQGGFILYTGILEVMNDGYGFLRSIDGNFANSSNDTYVSATQVKRFALRNGDIVTGQVRPPKDQEKYYALLKIEAINYVAPEKSKQRPLFDNLTPLYANEKLKLEYNPMRMTGRVLDLFTPIGKGQRALVVAPPRTGKTELLKELAHGITHNNPDASLMVLLVDERPEEVTDMQRSVKGEVYASTFDLPAQNHVRTAEMVIEKAKRRVEMGKDVIILLDSITRLARAYNTVTPSSGKVLSGGVDANALHKPKRFFGAARNIEEGGSLTIIATALIDTGSRMDEVIFEEFKGTGNSEVVLSRHISERRIYPAIDVTKSGTRKEELLVDPETLQKVWALRNAMQNMEEVEGLKFLFSKMMKTKSNEEFLAMMNE; translated from the coding sequence ATGAGCGATAACAACAAAAAACCTGCCAGTGGCAATAATGCCGGTAGAAAGAACAGAACACACGTGCCCGTACAGGGTTACAAGATCGAAGAACTTCAGCAAAAACCCCTGGAAGATCTTGTCACTATTGCCAAAGAGGTCAAGGTAGAGAACCCCAACGAATACCAGAGACGCGACCTGATATTCGAGATCCTGAAATCACAGGTGAACCAGGGAGGATTCATCCTCTATACAGGTATCCTTGAAGTGATGAACGACGGTTACGGTTTCCTGCGTTCCATCGACGGGAATTTTGCCAACTCCAGCAACGACACTTATGTTTCAGCGACGCAGGTCAAAAGATTTGCCCTCAGAAACGGTGATATCGTGACCGGTCAGGTACGCCCACCCAAAGACCAGGAGAAGTACTATGCGCTTCTCAAGATCGAAGCGATCAACTATGTCGCACCCGAAAAATCCAAGCAGAGACCGCTTTTTGACAACCTTACACCGCTCTATGCCAATGAAAAGCTCAAACTTGAGTACAATCCTATGCGCATGACAGGCCGTGTACTCGACCTCTTTACCCCCATAGGAAAAGGGCAGAGAGCCCTGGTCGTTGCACCGCCGAGAACAGGTAAGACAGAGCTGCTCAAAGAACTGGCACACGGGATCACGCACAACAACCCGGATGCTTCACTGATGGTACTGCTTGTAGATGAGAGACCCGAAGAAGTTACAGATATGCAACGCTCGGTCAAGGGTGAAGTCTATGCCTCCACGTTCGACCTTCCCGCACAGAACCATGTCAGGACTGCTGAGATGGTCATCGAGAAAGCCAAAAGACGCGTGGAAATGGGAAAAGATGTCATCATACTGCTTGACTCCATTACCAGACTGGCGCGTGCCTACAACACGGTAACGCCCAGTTCAGGAAAAGTTCTCTCCGGTGGTGTCGATGCCAATGCGCTTCATAAACCTAAAAGGTTCTTCGGTGCGGCAAGAAACATTGAAGAGGGCGGTTCACTGACTATCATCGCAACAGCACTCATAGATACGGGAAGCCGTATGGATGAAGTGATCTTTGAAGAGTTCAAAGGTACGGGTAACTCCGAAGTGGTACTCAGCAGACACATTTCCGAAAGACGAATCTACCCTGCGATCGATGTCACCAAGTCCGGAACGAGAAAAGAGGAGCTTCTTGTTGATCCTGAAACACTTCAGAAAGTCTGGGCACTCAGAAATGCGATGCAGAATATGGAAGAAGTGGAAGGACTCAAATTCCTCTTCTCCAAAATGATGAAGACAAAGAGCAATGAAGAGTTCCTTGCAATGATGAACGAGTAG
- the murI gene encoding glutamate racemase, with protein sequence MRVGVFDSGLGGLTVVQALARAVRGADIFYIADTKHAPYGEKTPKQILQYSLDITAYFIKKHQIDALIIACNTATSAAIKTLRETYPELIIIGTEPGIKPALEQTRTGNIGVLATPATLLGEKYQDLVNVLSAKETVILYEQACPGLVEQIENGEIESKKTHEMLEGWLHSMRENSVDTIVLGCTHYPLVAHKIEEIMQRKMNLIHTGDAIAKRLLDLAKERGHRNEGALHVYVYATGQIRKESVDILIESYEYISPVSLQKM encoded by the coding sequence ATGCGTGTAGGTGTCTTTGATTCCGGATTGGGCGGTCTGACGGTCGTTCAGGCACTGGCCCGGGCGGTCAGGGGTGCAGACATTTTTTACATTGCCGATACAAAACATGCACCCTACGGTGAAAAAACACCTAAACAGATCCTGCAGTACAGCCTCGATATTACAGCCTATTTTATCAAAAAACACCAGATCGATGCATTGATCATTGCTTGCAATACGGCAACCTCCGCTGCGATAAAAACACTTAGAGAAACCTATCCGGAACTGATCATCATCGGTACGGAACCGGGCATCAAGCCGGCGCTGGAGCAGACCAGAACAGGCAATATCGGTGTGCTTGCCACGCCTGCCACACTGTTGGGAGAAAAGTATCAGGATCTTGTCAATGTCCTTTCTGCCAAAGAGACGGTCATACTGTATGAACAAGCCTGTCCCGGTCTGGTAGAACAGATCGAGAACGGTGAGATCGAAAGTAAAAAAACGCATGAAATGCTCGAGGGTTGGCTCCATTCCATGCGTGAGAACAGTGTCGATACTATCGTGCTCGGGTGTACGCATTATCCTTTGGTGGCACACAAGATCGAAGAGATCATGCAGAGGAAAATGAACCTTATCCATACCGGAGATGCCATTGCGAAACGACTGCTTGATCTTGCCAAAGAGAGAGGCCATCGTAATGAAGGTGCGCTACATGTGTATGTCTACGCTACCGGACAGATCCGTAAAGAAAGTGTTGATATTCTCATTGAAAGTTACGAGTATATTTCCCCTGTATCACTGCAAAAGATGTAA
- the trpS gene encoding tryptophan--tRNA ligase, which translates to MRVLTGIQASGKLHIGNYFGAMKPMVELQEEHELFTFIANYHSLTSSKDAETLRQNTVEAAVDYLAVGIDPEKTTFWVQSHVPEVLELYWILSKFTPMGLLERAHSYKDKVAKGIPASHALFSYPVLMAADILLYDVEKVPVGKDQIQHVEMTRDIAIKFNNEYGELFTLPEHMVAEEVATVPGIDGQKMSKSYGNAIDLFMDEKPLQKRCNKIVSSSTPLGEPLEWENCNIYNLSALFLDETRKKELQERYQSGKEGYGHFKKYLKDLIWEELAEAREKRAYYLDHMDEVNDILSMGAKKAKCIADAKMEKVRAAIGL; encoded by the coding sequence ATGCGCGTACTCACAGGAATCCAGGCTTCGGGCAAACTTCACATCGGGAACTATTTCGGTGCTATGAAACCGATGGTCGAACTTCAGGAAGAGCATGAACTCTTTACCTTCATCGCCAACTACCATTCACTCACTTCTTCCAAAGATGCCGAAACTCTCAGACAAAATACCGTCGAAGCGGCGGTAGACTACCTTGCTGTAGGGATCGACCCCGAGAAAACAACCTTTTGGGTACAGAGCCATGTTCCCGAAGTCCTTGAACTTTACTGGATACTCTCCAAGTTCACACCGATGGGGCTGCTGGAACGTGCACACAGTTACAAAGACAAAGTGGCCAAAGGGATTCCTGCCAGCCATGCGCTCTTCTCCTACCCTGTACTGATGGCCGCAGACATTCTGCTCTATGATGTCGAAAAAGTTCCTGTAGGAAAAGACCAGATCCAGCATGTGGAAATGACCAGAGACATTGCCATTAAATTCAACAACGAATATGGAGAGCTCTTTACCCTGCCTGAGCATATGGTCGCAGAAGAGGTCGCCACCGTCCCCGGCATAGACGGACAGAAAATGAGCAAGAGTTACGGCAATGCCATCGACCTCTTCATGGATGAAAAACCTTTACAAAAGCGATGCAACAAGATCGTCAGCTCATCCACTCCTTTGGGAGAACCTCTGGAATGGGAGAACTGCAACATCTACAACCTCTCGGCACTCTTTTTGGATGAAACCCGGAAAAAAGAGCTTCAGGAACGCTATCAAAGCGGCAAAGAGGGATACGGACACTTCAAAAAATACCTCAAAGATCTTATCTGGGAAGAGCTGGCCGAAGCCAGAGAGAAGAGAGCCTACTACCTCGACCATATGGACGAGGTCAACGACATCCTGTCCATGGGCGCCAAAAAGGCAAAGTGTATCGCCGATGCCAAGATGGAAAAAGTAAGAGCCGCTATAGGATTATAG
- the der gene encoding ribosome biogenesis GTPase Der produces the protein MQEHNLTKVAILGRPNVGKSSLFNRLARQRDAITSDVSGTTRDIKKRLVTISGNREFEVIDTGGIDYSSELFSKVADFSLKAADMADVIIYMVDGKTLPDEKDRELFYKLQQLGKPLALVVNKIDNDKEEERYWEFLEFGADATFPMSVSHNRYFNDFYAWLEQYIPAAEEKEPLELTEDEVNPFEEIVRDINSTTEEADNKISVAIIGRVNTGKSSLLNALLGEERSVVSDVAGTTIDPIDETIEHNDYEITFVDTAGIRKRSKIVGIEKYALGRTEAMLEKADIALLIIDATVGVTELDERVAGLIEKFRLGALIVINKWDIRGEKTYEEAVDDIRDELKFLHYAPLITISAKTGMRVNKILDQITAIYERYKQRIPTSKLNDVLREAMQRHHVPSYNGALVKIKFATQYETKPPKIALITNRPDGLHFSYKRYLANYIRSKFDFEGVPLDIVARKRGERFEEE, from the coding sequence ATGCAAGAACATAACCTAACAAAAGTAGCCATACTCGGCCGTCCCAATGTCGGAAAGAGTTCCCTCTTCAATCGTCTTGCCAGGCAGAGAGATGCCATTACCTCCGATGTATCCGGTACAACACGCGATATCAAAAAACGCCTTGTGACCATTTCGGGCAACCGGGAATTCGAAGTCATAGACACCGGAGGAATAGACTACTCTTCCGAACTTTTCTCCAAAGTGGCGGACTTCTCACTCAAGGCAGCCGATATGGCCGATGTGATCATTTACATGGTCGACGGGAAGACCCTGCCCGATGAAAAGGACAGGGAACTCTTCTACAAACTGCAGCAACTGGGCAAACCGCTCGCGCTTGTAGTCAACAAGATCGACAATGACAAAGAGGAGGAGCGCTACTGGGAATTTCTTGAATTCGGCGCCGATGCCACCTTCCCTATGTCGGTAAGCCATAACCGATACTTCAACGACTTCTATGCCTGGCTGGAACAGTATATTCCGGCTGCAGAAGAAAAAGAACCACTTGAACTGACAGAAGATGAAGTCAATCCCTTCGAGGAGATCGTACGCGACATCAACAGTACCACTGAAGAGGCGGACAACAAGATCAGCGTGGCTATTATCGGACGGGTCAATACGGGCAAAAGTTCCCTGCTCAATGCCCTGCTCGGGGAAGAGCGCTCCGTAGTATCGGATGTCGCCGGTACGACCATCGATCCTATCGATGAAACGATCGAGCACAATGACTATGAGATCACCTTTGTGGACACAGCTGGTATCAGAAAACGAAGCAAGATCGTCGGTATAGAGAAGTACGCTCTGGGCCGTACGGAAGCGATGCTCGAAAAAGCGGATATCGCCCTGTTGATCATCGATGCCACAGTGGGTGTGACGGAACTGGATGAAAGGGTCGCAGGCCTCATAGAGAAGTTCAGGCTCGGTGCGCTCATCGTCATCAACAAGTGGGATATCCGTGGTGAAAAAACATACGAGGAGGCGGTGGACGACATCCGTGACGAGCTCAAGTTCCTGCACTACGCCCCACTCATCACCATCTCGGCAAAAACCGGCATGCGCGTGAACAAGATACTCGACCAGATTACCGCGATCTATGAAAGATACAAACAGCGCATCCCTACTTCCAAGCTCAACGACGTGCTCAGAGAAGCCATGCAACGCCACCATGTCCCGTCATACAACGGTGCACTGGTCAAGATAAAATTCGCTACACAGTACGAGACCAAACCGCCAAAGATCGCACTGATTACCAACCGCCCGGACGGCCTGCACTTCTCCTACAAGCGTTACCTGGCAAACTACATCAGAAGCAAATTTGACTTCGAGGGCGTACCTTTGGATATTGTCGCCAGAAAACGCGGTGAGAGATTTGAAGAAGAGTGA
- a CDS encoding mechanosensitive ion channel family protein gives MDTNTSIEQNLTSTLNVVDNLDMGLAQDIQNQLIPLYTSKYGAFFQQMIFDIPLANLLLAILVFLFILVLRKVFTRIILGFLQRLAKHSKTFYDDRIISALKEPLRFAFIIMALHFFFLLIFKETVFIKTILNTLVIYTIFWAMLAITEALRELFYDLTAKFNPDLSREMGNFILAILKIVIGGIGLAAILQTWGINVTALIASLGLGGLAFALAAKDTAANLFGSFALLADKSIRIGEWVKVGGVEGVVEDVGMRTTKIRSFQKTLITVPNQLVANQPIENFSRRGIRRIKMHIGLTYGTTSQQLVKIKSDIEAMLRSHKGISQKDSLMVFFDSFGDSSLDIFIYTFTATANWANYLEIREDIHLKIMQIVEENGSSFAFPSQSIYVEQLPPAQS, from the coding sequence ATGGATACAAATACCAGTATAGAGCAGAACCTGACAAGCACACTCAATGTTGTCGACAATCTTGATATGGGGCTTGCCCAGGATATACAGAATCAGCTTATTCCATTGTATACGTCCAAATACGGAGCTTTTTTTCAACAGATGATCTTTGATATACCTCTGGCAAACCTTTTGCTGGCCATTCTTGTCTTTTTATTCATTCTGGTATTGCGAAAAGTATTTACCCGTATCATATTGGGCTTTTTACAGAGACTTGCCAAACATTCAAAGACCTTTTATGATGACCGCATCATTTCGGCATTGAAAGAGCCTTTGCGTTTTGCATTTATCATCATGGCGTTACACTTTTTCTTTCTTCTCATTTTTAAAGAAACAGTCTTCATCAAAACCATACTCAATACGCTGGTGATCTATACAATATTCTGGGCTATGCTTGCCATTACCGAAGCATTAAGGGAACTTTTTTATGATTTGACCGCAAAATTCAATCCGGATCTCTCCAGAGAAATGGGCAATTTTATTTTGGCCATACTCAAGATCGTTATTGGCGGTATCGGGCTGGCTGCCATTTTACAGACATGGGGTATTAACGTCACTGCACTCATCGCATCTTTGGGACTGGGTGGTCTCGCATTTGCTTTGGCAGCAAAAGATACAGCCGCCAATCTTTTCGGTTCTTTTGCCCTGCTTGCCGACAAGTCCATCCGTATCGGTGAATGGGTAAAAGTTGGAGGTGTGGAAGGGGTAGTGGAAGATGTAGGAATGCGTACAACCAAGATACGCTCTTTTCAGAAAACACTTATTACTGTTCCAAATCAACTGGTAGCCAACCAGCCCATAGAGAATTTCTCACGCAGAGGTATCCGCCGTATCAAGATGCATATCGGACTTACCTATGGTACGACCTCACAGCAGCTCGTCAAAATAAAAAGTGACATCGAAGCGATGCTTCGTTCACACAAAGGCATCAGTCAGAAAGATTCATTGATGGTCTTTTTCGACTCTTTTGGAGATTCATCTCTGGATATCTTCATCTACACCTTCACTGCAACAGCAAACTGGGCTAATTACCTTGAGATCAGAGAAGATATTCACCTCAAAATCATGCAGATCGTTGAAGAGAACGGCAGCAGTTTCGCCTTCCCAAGTCAGAGTATTTATGTGGAACAATTACCCCCTGCCCAATCGTAG
- a CDS encoding DUF3108 domain-containing protein: MNKTVQYILVMIFLVSVGHAKVLDAAYSVSYGIFGQLGVSTAHLETSKNSYVIEISARTTGIVKKLSRNRQEKYISKGHIVNGILISDSLRMIRSYGDKYSEKIYRTDHRKKKVTKTYIARKKGKIYKNETKELAFYSQDDLLTLYFNLPKKIDLSKAGTYEIGAVGAEKQDGKVTIIVPDMDRRSIYEKILGKGNFRYLTAIVYQKIFESNKGELMIAVGKDNIAQKAVLKDLVLYGDLVVERIK; the protein is encoded by the coding sequence ATGAATAAAACAGTGCAATACATACTTGTTATGATCTTTTTGGTATCAGTCGGGCATGCCAAAGTGCTTGATGCTGCATACAGTGTAAGCTACGGTATATTCGGACAGCTTGGTGTCAGTACAGCACATTTGGAGACCAGTAAAAACAGCTATGTCATAGAAATATCAGCCAGAACAACAGGCATCGTTAAAAAACTGAGCAGGAACCGGCAGGAGAAATATATCAGCAAAGGACACATCGTCAATGGCATACTGATCTCTGATTCGTTACGTATGATCAGGAGTTATGGTGACAAATACAGTGAAAAGATATATCGCACGGATCACAGGAAGAAAAAAGTGACGAAAACCTACATTGCCAGGAAAAAAGGGAAAATATATAAAAATGAAACAAAAGAGCTTGCTTTTTACAGTCAGGACGACCTGCTCACACTCTATTTCAATCTCCCAAAAAAAATTGACCTTTCAAAAGCGGGTACTTATGAGATAGGTGCAGTAGGAGCGGAAAAACAGGATGGAAAAGTGACCATCATCGTCCCCGATATGGATAGAAGGAGTATCTATGAAAAGATACTTGGTAAAGGTAACTTTCGGTACCTGACGGCTATCGTTTACCAGAAGATCTTCGAGAGTAACAAAGGGGAGCTGATGATTGCAGTGGGCAAAGACAACATCGCCCAAAAAGCTGTTTTGAAAGATTTGGTATTGTATGGTGACCTGGTGGTCGAAAGGATCAAATAG